From a region of the Corallococcus coralloides DSM 2259 genome:
- the purU gene encoding formyltetrahydrofolate deformylase has translation MTERPAQYILTLSCPDQRGIVHAVSGWLAEHGCNILDSAQYGDPQTRLFFMRVHFTDEEGKAQPAALREAFGALAGRFSMEWKLHDAAEKPRVLLMVSKIGHCLNDLLYRYRSGILPVEIPAIVSNHRDFYQLAASHDIPFHHLPVTPENKERQEARLLELVREQRVDLVVLARYMQILSAGTCDALRGRLINIHHSFLPSFKGARPYQQAYDRGVKLIGATAHFVTGDLDEGPIIEQDVERVDHTLSPEALTAIGRDVESVVLGRAVTWFVQHRILLNGHKTVVFR, from the coding sequence ATGACCGAGCGTCCCGCCCAGTACATCCTCACGCTGTCGTGCCCGGATCAGCGCGGCATCGTCCACGCCGTCTCCGGCTGGCTCGCCGAGCACGGCTGCAACATCCTCGACAGCGCCCAGTACGGCGACCCGCAGACGCGGCTGTTCTTCATGCGCGTGCACTTCACGGATGAAGAGGGGAAGGCGCAGCCCGCGGCGCTGCGCGAGGCCTTCGGTGCGCTCGCGGGGCGCTTCTCCATGGAGTGGAAGCTGCACGACGCGGCGGAGAAGCCCCGCGTGCTGCTGATGGTCTCGAAGATCGGCCACTGCCTGAACGACCTGCTGTATCGCTACCGCAGCGGCATCCTGCCGGTGGAGATCCCGGCCATCGTGTCCAACCACCGGGACTTCTACCAACTGGCCGCGTCCCACGACATTCCGTTCCACCACCTGCCGGTGACGCCGGAGAACAAGGAGCGGCAGGAGGCGCGCCTGCTGGAGTTGGTGCGCGAGCAGCGCGTGGACCTGGTGGTGCTCGCCCGGTACATGCAGATCCTCTCCGCCGGGACGTGCGATGCGCTGCGTGGGCGGCTCATCAACATCCACCACTCGTTCCTGCCCAGCTTCAAGGGGGCTCGGCCGTACCAGCAGGCCTACGACCGGGGCGTGAAGCTGATTGGCGCGACGGCCCACTTCGTCACGGGCGACCTGGACGAGGGACCCATCATCGAACAGGACGTGGAGCGCGTGGACCACACGCTGTCGCCCGAGGCCCTGACGGCGATCGGACGCGACGTGGAGAGCGTGGTGCTGGGCCGCGCGGTGACGTGGTTCGTGCAGCACCGCATCCTGCTCAACGGCCACAAGACCGTCGTGTTCCGCTGA
- a CDS encoding TIGR02587 family membrane protein, with protein MADSLPANAPQRRRPVSDSLREYGRGIAGGLLFSLPLLYTMEVWWAGFTSHPGNVLGYLVATYVLLLGYNRYGGFRRDVYWFDVFTDSMEELGLGLLVSLGVLVLIGRIGQGTSLQEAVGMVVVEAGTVAIGVSVGTAQLGGQHREENEEEDKKRLESADHVPGQLVISFCGAVLFAANVAPTEEIVMIAVETQPWCLLGIAVLSLLLGGLILFQSDFTRAHRFTRRRLRRDVFAGTFVTYAIALLSSALVLWFFGRFTGNGLSVCVAQVVVLALASTLGASAGRLLIQS; from the coding sequence ATGGCCGACAGTCTTCCAGCCAACGCGCCCCAGCGCCGACGACCGGTGTCGGACTCCCTGCGCGAATACGGCCGGGGCATCGCGGGCGGCCTGCTCTTCAGCCTGCCGCTGCTCTACACGATGGAGGTGTGGTGGGCGGGCTTCACGTCCCATCCGGGCAACGTGCTGGGCTACCTGGTGGCCACGTACGTGTTGCTGCTTGGATACAACCGCTACGGCGGCTTCCGCCGGGACGTGTACTGGTTCGACGTCTTCACCGACTCGATGGAGGAGCTGGGGCTGGGGCTGCTCGTGTCGCTGGGCGTGCTCGTGCTCATCGGCCGCATCGGCCAGGGAACCTCCCTTCAAGAAGCGGTGGGCATGGTGGTGGTGGAGGCCGGCACGGTGGCCATCGGCGTGTCGGTGGGCACCGCGCAGCTGGGCGGCCAGCACCGCGAGGAGAACGAAGAAGAGGACAAGAAGCGGCTGGAGTCCGCGGACCACGTCCCCGGCCAGCTGGTCATCTCGTTCTGCGGCGCGGTGCTGTTCGCGGCCAACGTGGCGCCCACGGAGGAGATCGTGATGATCGCCGTGGAGACGCAGCCCTGGTGCCTGCTGGGGATCGCCGTGCTGTCGCTGCTGCTGGGCGGGCTCATCCTCTTCCAGAGCGACTTCACCCGCGCGCACCGCTTCACGCGCCGCCGTCTGCGCCGGGACGTGTTCGCGGGCACGTTCGTCACCTACGCCATCGCACTGCTGTCGAGCGCGCTGGTGCTGTGGTTCTTCGGCCGGTTCACCGGCAATGGCCTGAGCGTCTGCGTGGCACAGGTGGTGGTGCTGGCGCTGGCGTCGACGCTGGGAGCTTCCGCGGGGAGATTGCTCATCCAATCATGA
- a CDS encoding DUF7305 domain-containing protein: MTRHGDDPMRLRIAGLVFWTALLGAACTVDDPVATLRSPDAGTDVPDEWAAHCANSGPPLLLGNPASGPQACSGQLAQTLFRRAACSCEGLSLSAPFTVDAFRSSAGPYAPGGPGGDVGVNGVLSANDRVSVGGSLQVGGVQLSSPLTVGGGLDSNGPLSGPGTSATVAGDARVNGDVGLAALTVGGVLTVPPEFSPGPAQASELRREPVPPVTPCDCDEGSRFDPAALIAHHTVDNDNAAIGLDPATLTDVSGERVLELPCGRFLLTRIAGPGHATLRIRGRTALFIPGGVDLREALTVDVQPPGELDLFLAGGFIVSGDLTLGSAALPSRVRVYVAGSQALDISAGSTLAGNLYAPQAQLNLSGNAEVFGSLFVRHLESSGAVQVHHDADVLGAGAACPAG; the protein is encoded by the coding sequence ATGACTCGGCACGGTGACGACCCCATGAGGCTGCGCATCGCGGGGCTCGTGTTCTGGACCGCGCTGCTGGGCGCCGCGTGCACGGTGGATGATCCGGTGGCCACGCTGCGCTCGCCCGACGCGGGGACCGACGTTCCGGATGAATGGGCGGCGCACTGCGCGAACAGCGGACCTCCGCTGCTGCTCGGGAATCCGGCCTCGGGACCCCAGGCGTGCAGCGGCCAGCTGGCGCAGACGCTGTTCCGCCGCGCGGCGTGTTCCTGCGAAGGACTGTCCCTCAGCGCCCCCTTCACCGTGGATGCGTTCCGAAGCTCCGCGGGCCCCTACGCTCCCGGCGGTCCGGGCGGCGACGTGGGCGTGAACGGAGTCCTGTCCGCGAACGACCGCGTCTCGGTGGGTGGCTCGCTCCAGGTGGGCGGCGTCCAGCTCAGCAGTCCGCTCACGGTGGGCGGCGGGCTGGACAGCAACGGTCCCCTCTCCGGCCCCGGCACGTCCGCCACCGTGGCCGGTGACGCTCGGGTGAACGGGGACGTGGGGCTCGCCGCGCTCACCGTGGGCGGCGTGCTCACCGTGCCTCCAGAGTTCTCCCCCGGCCCAGCCCAGGCGTCGGAGCTGCGCCGTGAGCCCGTGCCCCCGGTCACCCCTTGTGACTGCGACGAGGGTTCGCGCTTCGACCCCGCCGCGCTCATCGCCCACCACACCGTGGACAACGACAACGCGGCCATCGGCCTGGACCCGGCGACGCTGACGGATGTCTCCGGCGAGCGCGTGCTGGAGCTGCCCTGTGGCCGCTTCCTGCTGACGCGCATCGCGGGGCCGGGCCATGCCACGCTGCGCATCCGGGGCCGCACCGCGCTGTTCATCCCCGGCGGCGTGGACCTGAGGGAAGCGCTCACCGTGGACGTGCAGCCTCCCGGGGAACTGGACCTCTTCCTCGCGGGGGGCTTCATCGTGTCCGGCGATCTCACGCTGGGCTCCGCCGCCCTGCCCTCGCGGGTGCGCGTCTACGTGGCGGGCTCGCAGGCGCTGGACATCTCCGCGGGCAGCACGCTCGCGGGCAACCTCTACGCGCCCCAGGCCCAGCTCAACCTGAGCGGCAACGCGGAGGTCTTCGGCTCGCTGTTCGTTCGCCACCTGGAGTCGTCCGGCGCGGTGCAGGTGCACCACGACGCGGACGTGCTCGGCGCGGGCGCCGCGTGCCCCGCCGGCTGA